From the genome of Desulfobotulus mexicanus, one region includes:
- the cas7c gene encoding type I-C CRISPR-associated protein Cas7/Csd2 → MTALQNRYEFVLFFDVENGNPNGDPDAGNMPRIDPETGFGLVTDVCLKRKIRNFIELATPDIEKEEGKAYHIYVTEKAVLNRNHLQGYEALKLKPEPKKLPKKEEDARNLTRWMCNNFYDIRAFGAVMTTDVNCGQVRGPVQLSFARSVEPIMPQEISITRMAVTNEKDLEKERTMGRKYIVPYALYRVEGFISPHLASDETKGTGFSEKDLELLWQSLCQMFDHDRSAARGKMAARKLVVFRHASKLGNAPAHTLFDRITVNRSDATGPARSFSQYAIEINQENIPEGIQIEEKL, encoded by the coding sequence CCTGATGCAGGCAACATGCCCCGCATTGACCCGGAAACCGGCTTTGGCCTTGTAACCGATGTCTGCCTGAAAAGAAAAATCCGAAATTTCATTGAGCTTGCAACTCCGGATATTGAGAAGGAAGAAGGAAAGGCCTATCACATCTATGTGACGGAAAAGGCCGTTCTGAACCGCAATCATTTGCAGGGCTATGAAGCCTTAAAACTCAAACCTGAACCCAAGAAACTGCCAAAAAAAGAAGAAGATGCCCGCAACCTCACCCGCTGGATGTGTAACAACTTCTATGACATCCGGGCCTTTGGAGCCGTCATGACCACAGATGTCAACTGTGGTCAGGTTCGCGGGCCTGTACAGTTGAGTTTCGCCAGAAGTGTGGAACCCATTATGCCCCAGGAAATCAGCATCACCCGCATGGCCGTCACCAATGAAAAGGATCTGGAAAAGGAAAGAACCATGGGGCGCAAATACATTGTGCCCTATGCCCTCTACCGGGTTGAAGGATTCATTTCTCCCCATCTGGCTTCCGATGAGACCAAGGGCACAGGATTTTCTGAAAAGGATCTGGAACTTCTCTGGCAGTCCCTCTGCCAGATGTTCGACCACGACCGCTCCGCAGCGCGGGGAAAAATGGCAGCCCGCAAGCTTGTGGTGTTTCGTCATGCTTCCAAGCTGGGCAATGCCCCTGCCCACACCCTCTTTGACCGCATTACCGTCAATCGTTCAGACGCAACCGGTCCGGCCCGTTCCTTTTCCCAGTACGCCATTGAGATCAATCAGGAAAATATTCCCGAAGGCATCCAGATAGAGGAGAAACTGTAA